Proteins encoded in a region of the Triplophysa rosa linkage group LG6, Trosa_1v2, whole genome shotgun sequence genome:
- the LOC130556217 gene encoding uncharacterized protein LOC130556217 isoform X2, producing the protein MECLSGGWMLYKANGGCGTRRINVIPPDSEGYTGSQFKSASASGKTMLYVVPLQEELDLNPLPNDVREFTKMPKATCQICNKSMPLQVLALHIQVCKSNDSTSSNEETEVQFVSENSLDEMKQENFPSESVLPCPICQLMFPVDSLELHASLCGEENLLKSPDHSSFMHNDDSCIADDTTGNSSCRQVLCLEDLLELLAGRVNAENHFRICVSRDNLLERGLKQWQRQKKGNPANQLKITFIGEAGVDSGALRKEFLTEMISGIEKRLFLGQKAKSPQYSNSDLDNGLFRTAGEIFAVSLAQGGPAPCFMREWCYSYLTTGEVDVTRICKDDVDDVEYSLLIAKVEEATDLTEFTDEIISCGYTGALNIEQKDAIIRAIVLHAAFQVTPMLGDLRKGLQLYGLLDIVKDHPSLCKSLFVPGEDCTPDADYILSNVAPEMSERGTSRASVESKIINYFQDFLQEIECGVCAEDAAEVETEPSSYLTVPRVMQWITGQGHKPLLLSEQKAFQIVFKFDHDCKVRMPQHTICYPIVSACTNTVTFPVAHMTTYEDFKCIILQAIKSGGTFSRV; encoded by the exons ATGGAGTGTTTGAGTGGAGGATGGATGCTTTATAAGGCTAATG GGGGGTGCGGTACAAGACGGATAAACGTTATTCCTCCAGACTCAGAAGGATACACTGGATCCCAATTTAAATCTGCCTCTGCATCTGGAAAGACAATGCTTTATGTAGTTCCTCTACAAGAGGAACTGGACCTTAATCCTCTCCCTAATGATGTCAGAGAATTTACTAAAATGCCAAAGGCAACTTGCCAAATATGCAACAAAAGCATGCCCCTGCAAGTGCTGGCTCTCCACATTCAGGTTTGCAAGTCAAATGATTCAACATCTTCAAATGAAGAG ACAGAAGTTCAGTTCGTCTCAGAAAACAGTTTGGATGAGATGAAACAAGAAAATTTTCCATCTGAG tcTGTTTTACCATGCCCAATATGTCAGCTGATGTTTCCTGTGGACAGTCTAGAACTACATGCCAGCCTGTGTGGAGAAGAAAATCTAT TGAAGAGTCCAGATCACAGCTCTTTTATGCACAATGATGATTCTTGTATTGCTGACGATACAACAGGCAATTCAAGCTGTCGACAAGTATTGTG CCTTGAAGATCTTCTGGAGCTGCTTGCTGGCCGAGTAAATGCAGAGAATCACTTCcgcatttgtgtttcacggGACAATCTCCTAGAGAGGGGGCTCAAGCAGTGgcaaagacagaaaaaaggAAATCCAGCCAACCAGCTAAAGATAACCTTTATTGGTGAAGCTGGAGTTGACTCTGGTGCTTTACGAAAGGAGTTTCTTACAG AAATGATCAGTGGCATTGAAAAACGCCTCTTCTTGGGTCAGAAAGCAAAGAGTCCACAGTACTCCAACAGTGACCTTGACAATGGTCTCTTCAG GACTGCTGGAGAGATCTTCGCTGTCAGCCTAGCTCAAGGTGGCCCAGCCCCATGTTTTATGAGAGAGTGGTGCTACTCTTACCTCACCACTGGGGAAGTTGATGTCACCAGAATTTGCAAGGATGATGTAGATGATGTTGAATACTCCCTATTGATCGCAAAG GTTGAAGAGGCAACTGATCTGACTGAATTCACAGATGAAATTATCAGCTGTGGATACACAGGAGCACTCAACATAGAACAAAAAGATGCCATAATTCG AGCAATTGTTCTTCATGCAGCATTTCAAGTTACACCAATGCTTGGAGACTTGCGTAAAGGGCTCCAGCTGTATGGATTGCTGGACATAGTTAAGGACCATCCAAGTCTTTGCAAGAGTCTGTTTGTTCCTGGGGAGGATTGTACA CCAGATGCAGACTATATTCTCAGCAATGTTGCTCCTGAAATGAGTGAGAGAGGAACTTCAAGGGCTTCGGTAGAGAGCAAAATCATAAACTACTTTCAGGACTTCCTTCAAGAAATTGAATGTGGAG TGTGCGCTGAAGATGCAGCAGAAGTAGAAACTGAGCCATCATCCTACCTCACTGTCCCTAGAGTCATGCAGTGGATTACAGGCCAGGGACATAAGCCACTACTGCTTTCGGAACAGAAGGCTTTTCAGATAGTTTTTAAATTTGATCATGACTGTAAAGTCAGAATGCCACAGCACACCATATGCTACCCAATAGTGAGCGCTTGCACTAATACAGTAACTTTTCCAGTAGCACACATGACAACATATGAAGACTTTAAATGCATCATTTTACAAGCCATAAAATCAGGGGGAACATTTAGCAGGGTTTGA
- the LOC130556217 gene encoding uncharacterized protein LOC130556217 isoform X1 — MECLSGGWMLYKANGGCGTRRINVIPPDSEGYTGSQFKSASASGKTMLYVVPLQEELDLNPLPNDVREFTKMPKATCQICNKSMPLQVLALHIQVCKSNDSTSSNEETEVQFVSENSLDEMKQENFPSESVLPCPICQLMFPVDSLELHASLCGEENLLKSPDHSSFMHNDDSCIADDTTGNSSCRQVLCLEDLLELLAGRVNAENHFRICVSRDNLLERGLKQWQRQKKGNPANQLKITFIGEAGVDSGALRKEFLTEMISGIEKRLFLGQKAKSPQYSNSDLDNGLFRTAGEIFAVSLAQGGPAPCFMREWCYSYLTTGEVDVTRICKDDVDDVEYSLLIAKVEEATDLTEFTDEIISCGYTGALNIEQKDAIIRRAIVLHAAFQVTPMLGDLRKGLQLYGLLDIVKDHPSLCKSLFVPGEDCTPDADYILSNVAPEMSERGTSRASVESKIINYFQDFLQEIECGVCAEDAAEVETEPSSYLTVPRVMQWITGQGHKPLLLSEQKAFQIVFKFDHDCKVRMPQHTICYPIVSACTNTVTFPVAHMTTYEDFKCIILQAIKSGGTFSRV; from the exons ATGGAGTGTTTGAGTGGAGGATGGATGCTTTATAAGGCTAATG GGGGGTGCGGTACAAGACGGATAAACGTTATTCCTCCAGACTCAGAAGGATACACTGGATCCCAATTTAAATCTGCCTCTGCATCTGGAAAGACAATGCTTTATGTAGTTCCTCTACAAGAGGAACTGGACCTTAATCCTCTCCCTAATGATGTCAGAGAATTTACTAAAATGCCAAAGGCAACTTGCCAAATATGCAACAAAAGCATGCCCCTGCAAGTGCTGGCTCTCCACATTCAGGTTTGCAAGTCAAATGATTCAACATCTTCAAATGAAGAG ACAGAAGTTCAGTTCGTCTCAGAAAACAGTTTGGATGAGATGAAACAAGAAAATTTTCCATCTGAG tcTGTTTTACCATGCCCAATATGTCAGCTGATGTTTCCTGTGGACAGTCTAGAACTACATGCCAGCCTGTGTGGAGAAGAAAATCTAT TGAAGAGTCCAGATCACAGCTCTTTTATGCACAATGATGATTCTTGTATTGCTGACGATACAACAGGCAATTCAAGCTGTCGACAAGTATTGTG CCTTGAAGATCTTCTGGAGCTGCTTGCTGGCCGAGTAAATGCAGAGAATCACTTCcgcatttgtgtttcacggGACAATCTCCTAGAGAGGGGGCTCAAGCAGTGgcaaagacagaaaaaaggAAATCCAGCCAACCAGCTAAAGATAACCTTTATTGGTGAAGCTGGAGTTGACTCTGGTGCTTTACGAAAGGAGTTTCTTACAG AAATGATCAGTGGCATTGAAAAACGCCTCTTCTTGGGTCAGAAAGCAAAGAGTCCACAGTACTCCAACAGTGACCTTGACAATGGTCTCTTCAG GACTGCTGGAGAGATCTTCGCTGTCAGCCTAGCTCAAGGTGGCCCAGCCCCATGTTTTATGAGAGAGTGGTGCTACTCTTACCTCACCACTGGGGAAGTTGATGTCACCAGAATTTGCAAGGATGATGTAGATGATGTTGAATACTCCCTATTGATCGCAAAG GTTGAAGAGGCAACTGATCTGACTGAATTCACAGATGAAATTATCAGCTGTGGATACACAGGAGCACTCAACATAGAACAAAAAGATGCCATAATTCG AAGAGCAATTGTTCTTCATGCAGCATTTCAAGTTACACCAATGCTTGGAGACTTGCGTAAAGGGCTCCAGCTGTATGGATTGCTGGACATAGTTAAGGACCATCCAAGTCTTTGCAAGAGTCTGTTTGTTCCTGGGGAGGATTGTACA CCAGATGCAGACTATATTCTCAGCAATGTTGCTCCTGAAATGAGTGAGAGAGGAACTTCAAGGGCTTCGGTAGAGAGCAAAATCATAAACTACTTTCAGGACTTCCTTCAAGAAATTGAATGTGGAG TGTGCGCTGAAGATGCAGCAGAAGTAGAAACTGAGCCATCATCCTACCTCACTGTCCCTAGAGTCATGCAGTGGATTACAGGCCAGGGACATAAGCCACTACTGCTTTCGGAACAGAAGGCTTTTCAGATAGTTTTTAAATTTGATCATGACTGTAAAGTCAGAATGCCACAGCACACCATATGCTACCCAATAGTGAGCGCTTGCACTAATACAGTAACTTTTCCAGTAGCACACATGACAACATATGAAGACTTTAAATGCATCATTTTACAAGCCATAAAATCAGGGGGAACATTTAGCAGGGTTTGA
- the LOC130556217 gene encoding uncharacterized protein LOC130556217 isoform X3: MECLSGGWMLYKANGGCGTRRINVIPPDSEGYTGSQFKSASASGKTMLYVVPLQEELDLNPLPNDVREFTKMPKATCQICNKSMPLQVLALHIQVCKSNDSTSSNEETEVQFVSENSLDEMKQENFPSESVLPCPICQLMFPVDSLELHASLCGEENLLKSPDHSSFMHNDDSCIADDTTGNSSCRQVLCLEDLLELLAGRVNAENHFRICVSRDNLLERGLKQWQRQKKGNPANQLKITFIGEAGVDSGALRKEFLTEMISGIEKRLFLGQKAKSPQYSNSDLDNGLFRTAGEIFAVSLAQGGPAPCFMREWCYSYLTTGEVDVTRICKDDVDDVEYSLLIAKVEEATDLTEFTDEIISCGYTGALNIEQKDAIIRRAIVLHAAFQVTPMLGDLRKGLQLYGLLDIVKDHPSLCKSLFVPGEDCTCALKMQQK; this comes from the exons ATGGAGTGTTTGAGTGGAGGATGGATGCTTTATAAGGCTAATG GGGGGTGCGGTACAAGACGGATAAACGTTATTCCTCCAGACTCAGAAGGATACACTGGATCCCAATTTAAATCTGCCTCTGCATCTGGAAAGACAATGCTTTATGTAGTTCCTCTACAAGAGGAACTGGACCTTAATCCTCTCCCTAATGATGTCAGAGAATTTACTAAAATGCCAAAGGCAACTTGCCAAATATGCAACAAAAGCATGCCCCTGCAAGTGCTGGCTCTCCACATTCAGGTTTGCAAGTCAAATGATTCAACATCTTCAAATGAAGAG ACAGAAGTTCAGTTCGTCTCAGAAAACAGTTTGGATGAGATGAAACAAGAAAATTTTCCATCTGAG tcTGTTTTACCATGCCCAATATGTCAGCTGATGTTTCCTGTGGACAGTCTAGAACTACATGCCAGCCTGTGTGGAGAAGAAAATCTAT TGAAGAGTCCAGATCACAGCTCTTTTATGCACAATGATGATTCTTGTATTGCTGACGATACAACAGGCAATTCAAGCTGTCGACAAGTATTGTG CCTTGAAGATCTTCTGGAGCTGCTTGCTGGCCGAGTAAATGCAGAGAATCACTTCcgcatttgtgtttcacggGACAATCTCCTAGAGAGGGGGCTCAAGCAGTGgcaaagacagaaaaaaggAAATCCAGCCAACCAGCTAAAGATAACCTTTATTGGTGAAGCTGGAGTTGACTCTGGTGCTTTACGAAAGGAGTTTCTTACAG AAATGATCAGTGGCATTGAAAAACGCCTCTTCTTGGGTCAGAAAGCAAAGAGTCCACAGTACTCCAACAGTGACCTTGACAATGGTCTCTTCAG GACTGCTGGAGAGATCTTCGCTGTCAGCCTAGCTCAAGGTGGCCCAGCCCCATGTTTTATGAGAGAGTGGTGCTACTCTTACCTCACCACTGGGGAAGTTGATGTCACCAGAATTTGCAAGGATGATGTAGATGATGTTGAATACTCCCTATTGATCGCAAAG GTTGAAGAGGCAACTGATCTGACTGAATTCACAGATGAAATTATCAGCTGTGGATACACAGGAGCACTCAACATAGAACAAAAAGATGCCATAATTCG AAGAGCAATTGTTCTTCATGCAGCATTTCAAGTTACACCAATGCTTGGAGACTTGCGTAAAGGGCTCCAGCTGTATGGATTGCTGGACATAGTTAAGGACCATCCAAGTCTTTGCAAGAGTCTGTTTGTTCCTGGGGAGGATTGTACA TGTGCGCTGAAGATGCAGCAGAAGTAG